From a region of the Cucumis sativus cultivar 9930 chromosome 6, Cucumber_9930_V3, whole genome shotgun sequence genome:
- the LOC116404633 gene encoding RING-H2 finger protein ATL52-like gives MPSSPPPPSPVPDYSSWSPWSISTIVVVCIVFLLLSNYRLLKQLCRVLHGLFTGRPTVQFEENPNNPSLQIHGHGLETSMIRLLPISQFKKNEESESTTSFNTECAVCLGEFEEGELIKHLPNCNHSFHSPCIDAWFRNHSSCPLCRLQVLSFSTPDSSSSAMLETLGRENVLRERVAHYQTLRAQILQHPEFRRDASIQGTDQRNR, from the coding sequence ATGCCATCGAGTCCGCCTCCGCCATCTCCGGTGCCTGATTACTCTAGCTGGAGTCCATGGTCAATCTCGACCATCGTCGTCGTATGCATCGTCTTCCTACTGTTGAGCAACTATAGACTTTTGAAACAATTGTGCCGTGTCCTTCATGGACTGTTTACCGGTCGACCTACGGTCCAATTTGAGGAAAACCCTAACAATCCTTCACTACAAATCCATGGCCATGGACTGGAGACCTCGATGATTCGTTTGCTACCTATATCGCAGTTcaaaaagaatgaagaatcCGAATCAACGACAAGTTTCAATACGGAATGCGCTGTTTGTTTGGGTGAATTCGAAGAAGGGGAATTGATTAAACACTTACCGAATTGTAATCATTCGTTTCATAGTCCTTGTATCGATGCCTGGTTCCGTAATCATTCGAGTTGCCCTCTCTGCAGATTGCAAGTCTTGAGTTTCTCTACTcctgattcttcttcttcagcaATGCTGGAAACGCTTGGAAGAGAAAATGTTCTACGAGAAAGAGTAGCGCATTATCAAACACTTCGTGCTCAAATTCTGCAGCACCCTGAATTCAGAAGAGATGCATCGATTCAAGGAACAGACCAACGAAACCGATGA